The following are from one region of the Hymenobacter radiodurans genome:
- a CDS encoding universal stress protein: MVRTLMLPVCWFSVSSFTLSLLLLMVPSLLILTDFFQGANQALDYASNLADPLGARLVLLHVRRNSVLDPEMQRGVLSNLSREAINLVMNDVARQLAVPVVAEVGYGGMAAAVADAVSRHHPELIVLGRPEYSTTPAEMVETTSLDILRAAPYPMLLVPHDVVSSSPPTRLLLAVDGQPFDLGEHAGVVHRLLAELRASLTVLYVTANADFGKKPPRPWKRWCASACCWKRRRLRCALSATVARK, from the coding sequence ATGGTGCGCACCTTAATGCTGCCTGTCTGCTGGTTTTCTGTCAGTAGCTTCACTCTTTCGCTGCTCCTGCTCATGGTACCTTCCCTGCTCATTCTGACCGATTTCTTTCAGGGTGCCAACCAGGCGCTCGACTATGCCTCCAATCTGGCCGATCCGCTCGGAGCCCGGCTGGTGCTGCTGCACGTGCGCCGCAACTCGGTGCTAGATCCGGAGATGCAAAGGGGAGTTTTATCGAACCTTAGTCGGGAAGCCATTAATCTGGTTATGAATGATGTAGCCCGACAGCTGGCCGTGCCGGTAGTGGCGGAGGTCGGCTACGGAGGCATGGCCGCTGCCGTGGCGGATGCCGTCAGTCGGCACCATCCTGAGCTAATCGTGCTGGGCCGGCCCGAGTACTCCACCACCCCCGCTGAAATGGTGGAAACCACGTCTCTGGATATTCTACGGGCCGCTCCTTACCCCATGCTGCTGGTGCCGCACGATGTAGTGAGCAGCTCGCCGCCCACGCGCCTGCTGCTGGCGGTTGATGGTCAGCCGTTTGATTTGGGTGAACACGCGGGGGTGGTACACCGGCTGCTGGCCGAATTGCGGGCTTCGCTCACGGTACTGTACGTAACAGCCAACGCCGATTTCGGCAAAAAGCCCCCGAGGCCCTGGAAGCGGTGGTGCGCGTCGGCCTGCTGCTGGAAGCGGCGCCGGTTGAGATGCGCACTATCAGCAACCGTAGCACGGAAGTAG
- a CDS encoding universal stress protein: protein MRTISNRSTEVGILQEAKRPEYDMLVVISRRRSFLGQLFHRSVTAQLLMHSELPVLVLPAL from the coding sequence ATGCGCACTATCAGCAACCGTAGCACGGAAGTAGGCATTTTGCAGGAAGCCAAGCGGCCGGAGTATGACATGTTGGTGGTCATCTCTCGGCGGCGCAGCTTTCTGGGGCAGCTATTCCACCGCAGCGTCACAGCGCAACTGCTGATGCACAGTGAGTTGCCGGTGCTCGTGCTGCCTGCTCTCTGA
- the ppsA gene encoding phosphoenolpyruvate synthase, producing MTQEAYTRFFRELTNQQVALVGGKNASLGELFNQLIPKGINVPDGFATTAAAYWQFLDENQLRQPLTTLLASLDEKELTNLSAVGTQARALLTQAKMPPSVAEAIRQAYRELSAGHADGGLPVAVRSSATAEDLPTASFAGQHDSFLNVQGEEGVVQACQRCFVSLFNDRAIKYRLQNGFDHLRVALSVGVQMMVRSDVGSAGVAFTIEPETGHANLIYLTGSWGLGENVVQGAVNPDEFYLFKPSLRSGYRALVTRKLGDKAKTMRYAQTGIENSDTPPEKCAMFVLSDAEAEELGRWCLLIEDHYGMPMDIEWAKDGLTSKLYIVQARPETIHHGSKALRLHEYHLTQKGPVLATGKAVGNQIATGVARIIASPADGHRLQPGEILITDITSPDWNAVLRKAAVIVTNKGGRTSHAAIVARELGLSAVVGTLNATEKVQDGQLITVSCAEGDEGQVFAGQLAWQETDIDLEHVEMPRTKPLLILADPDRALQLARYPSQGVGLMRMEFVINSAIRIHPMALVDFDKLQDASARQEIAQFTTHYASKPEYFVDKLAQAIGFVAAAFYPRQVIVRLSDFKTNEYANLVGGRQFEPDEENPMLGFRGASRYYSPQYREGFRLECEALRRVRLDWGLTNVKVMVPFCRTVAEGKQVVALMEEFGLKRGEKGLEVYVMAEIPSNVILAEDFAAVFDGFSIGSNDLTQLTLGIDRDSAIVSHLFDENNEAVTRMLAQVIRTAKACGRPIGLCGQAPSDYPAFAQFLVEQGIDSISFTPDALLKGMNNMVQAEHALQPRQPAPEVGA from the coding sequence ATGACACAGGAAGCATACACTCGGTTCTTCCGCGAGCTGACCAACCAGCAGGTTGCGTTGGTAGGAGGGAAGAACGCCTCCCTGGGGGAGCTTTTCAACCAGTTGATTCCTAAAGGAATTAACGTGCCCGATGGGTTTGCTACGACAGCCGCCGCCTATTGGCAGTTTCTGGATGAAAACCAGTTGCGGCAGCCGCTCACCACGCTGCTGGCAAGCCTTGACGAGAAGGAGCTGACGAATCTTTCGGCGGTAGGCACCCAGGCGCGGGCCTTGCTAACGCAGGCCAAAATGCCCCCCAGCGTGGCGGAGGCTATTCGGCAGGCGTACCGGGAGCTTTCGGCTGGTCACGCCGACGGGGGCCTACCGGTAGCCGTGCGCAGTAGTGCCACGGCCGAAGATCTACCCACGGCCAGCTTTGCCGGACAGCACGATTCGTTCCTGAATGTGCAGGGCGAGGAGGGCGTGGTGCAGGCCTGTCAGCGGTGCTTTGTGTCTTTGTTCAACGACCGGGCTATTAAGTACCGGCTGCAAAATGGCTTTGATCATCTGCGCGTGGCCTTATCAGTGGGCGTGCAGATGATGGTGCGCTCCGATGTGGGCTCGGCGGGGGTGGCGTTTACCATCGAGCCCGAAACCGGCCACGCCAACCTTATTTACCTCACCGGCAGCTGGGGCCTGGGCGAAAACGTGGTGCAGGGCGCCGTCAATCCCGACGAATTTTATTTGTTCAAACCCTCTTTGCGGAGCGGGTATCGGGCCCTGGTAACCCGCAAGCTTGGCGACAAAGCCAAGACCATGCGCTACGCCCAAACCGGCATCGAAAACTCCGACACCCCGCCTGAGAAGTGCGCTATGTTCGTGCTGTCCGATGCGGAGGCGGAAGAACTGGGGCGCTGGTGCTTGCTTATCGAAGATCACTACGGTATGCCCATGGATATTGAGTGGGCAAAAGATGGCCTGACCAGCAAGCTCTACATCGTGCAGGCCCGCCCCGAAACCATTCACCATGGAAGCAAAGCCCTGCGTTTGCACGAGTACCACCTGACCCAGAAAGGCCCGGTGCTGGCCACGGGTAAAGCAGTCGGCAACCAGATTGCCACGGGCGTGGCGCGCATCATCGCCTCGCCGGCCGATGGGCACCGTCTGCAACCGGGTGAAATCCTGATTACTGACATTACCAGCCCCGATTGGAACGCGGTGTTGCGCAAGGCGGCCGTCATCGTTACCAATAAAGGCGGGCGCACCAGCCACGCGGCCATTGTGGCGCGGGAGCTGGGCCTCTCGGCCGTGGTGGGCACACTCAACGCCACGGAAAAAGTGCAGGATGGGCAGCTCATTACGGTTTCCTGCGCCGAGGGCGACGAAGGCCAGGTGTTCGCGGGCCAGTTGGCCTGGCAGGAAACTGATATCGATTTGGAGCACGTGGAGATGCCCCGCACCAAGCCCCTGCTCATTCTGGCTGATCCCGACCGCGCTCTGCAGCTCGCTCGATATCCTAGCCAGGGCGTGGGGCTGATGCGGATGGAATTCGTTATCAATAGCGCCATCCGCATCCATCCGATGGCGCTGGTCGATTTTGATAAGCTACAGGACGCGTCGGCCCGCCAGGAAATTGCGCAGTTCACCACCCATTATGCCAGCAAGCCGGAGTATTTCGTGGATAAGCTGGCGCAGGCCATCGGGTTTGTAGCGGCCGCTTTCTACCCACGCCAAGTGATTGTGCGCCTGAGCGATTTCAAGACCAACGAGTACGCCAACCTGGTCGGCGGACGGCAGTTTGAGCCGGACGAGGAAAACCCTATGCTGGGCTTCCGGGGCGCCTCACGCTACTACAGTCCGCAGTACCGCGAAGGGTTCCGGCTGGAGTGCGAAGCGCTGCGGCGCGTGCGCCTCGATTGGGGCCTCACCAACGTGAAGGTGATGGTGCCTTTCTGCCGCACTGTGGCCGAAGGAAAGCAGGTGGTGGCCCTCATGGAGGAGTTCGGGCTGAAGCGCGGCGAGAAGGGGCTGGAGGTGTACGTGATGGCCGAAATTCCCAGCAATGTTATACTGGCCGAAGATTTTGCTGCTGTCTTCGATGGGTTCTCTATCGGCTCCAACGACCTCACCCAGCTTACCCTGGGCATCGACCGCGACTCGGCTATCGTAAGTCATTTGTTCGACGAGAACAACGAGGCCGTGACCCGGATGCTCGCCCAGGTGATTCGTACGGCCAAAGCCTGCGGCCGACCCATCGGGCTGTGCGGGCAGGCCCCCAGCGACTACCCGGCGTTTGCCCAATTTCTGGTGGAGCAAGGTATTGATAGTATCTCCTTCACCCCCGATGCCCTGCTGAAAGGAATGAACAATATGGTGCAGGCCGAGCACGCCCTGCAACCCCGCCAACCGGCCCCGGAAGTAGGCGCTTAA
- a CDS encoding universal stress protein — MQSAFVVLTDMSAATEVALTYTSRLAQRLDGRLVLLHVYLDPMLAPDAAVMASPILVTSRKEIIAYLVERAQGLPVPAEAEIVVDMLSPALADVVQRHRPLLLACGREQPINLLDRMIGNWVLPILQQAHHPLLVVPEVWQSTELPRRAVVATDDKSFWLSAPSLALTELLTSLKLTTTVVHVAEATGPSRADVGLASAQRTGLFGHLTENSLYEVCEEAPADGILHAAAELHAQLIVLLARPHSFLGGFFTIASRLISCVVVQCRCWCCPPRLKARFSAKKRVDGYSTQTVSIDSLLCIWH; from the coding sequence ATGCAATCTGCCTTTGTTGTCTTAACGGATATGTCAGCTGCCACCGAGGTAGCCCTGACCTACACCAGCCGCCTGGCCCAACGCTTGGATGGGCGGCTGGTGCTGCTCCACGTGTACCTCGACCCGATGCTGGCGCCGGATGCGGCCGTAATGGCCTCGCCCATTCTGGTGACCAGCCGCAAGGAGATTATAGCCTATCTGGTGGAGCGAGCACAGGGGCTTCCGGTTCCGGCCGAGGCCGAAATAGTGGTAGATATGCTCAGCCCGGCCCTCGCCGACGTGGTGCAGCGCCACAGGCCGCTCCTGCTGGCTTGCGGGCGGGAACAGCCCATCAATTTACTGGACAGGATGATCGGCAATTGGGTCCTGCCCATTCTACAACAGGCGCATCATCCGCTGCTGGTGGTTCCCGAAGTTTGGCAGAGTACCGAGTTGCCCCGGCGCGCGGTGGTAGCCACCGATGATAAATCGTTCTGGCTGAGTGCGCCTTCCCTCGCCCTCACGGAGCTATTGACCAGCCTGAAACTCACCACGACCGTCGTGCACGTGGCGGAGGCTACGGGTCCTTCGCGCGCCGACGTGGGGCTAGCATCAGCGCAGCGTACGGGGCTATTTGGGCATTTAACGGAGAACAGCCTGTACGAAGTGTGCGAAGAAGCTCCGGCCGACGGCATTCTGCACGCGGCCGCGGAGCTGCACGCCCAGCTTATTGTGCTGCTGGCCCGGCCGCACTCCTTCCTCGGGGGCTTTTTCACCATAGCGTCACGGCTGATATCCTGCGTCGTAGTCCAATGCCGGTGCTGGTGCTGCCCACCACGGCTTAAGGCAAGATTCAGCGCAAAGAAGCGAGTCGATGGATACAGTACTCAAACTGTATCCATCGACTCGCTTCTTTGCATTTGGCACTAA
- a CDS encoding YgaP family membrane protein, which produces MRQNLSSYDRVIRILLATFLTGFLVRQGFSTPLLLAWLLIPLTLLLTGIAGYCPFYSLLGIATHHQSRS; this is translated from the coding sequence ATGCGTCAGAATCTAAGTTCGTACGACCGGGTGATTCGCATTCTCCTGGCCACCTTCCTCACCGGTTTTCTGGTGCGGCAAGGCTTCAGCACTCCCCTACTTCTCGCCTGGCTGCTCATTCCGCTCACGCTGCTGCTGACGGGCATTGCTGGCTATTGCCCCTTTTATTCCCTGCTGGGCATTGCCACGCACCACCAATCACGGAGCTGA
- a CDS encoding Gfo/Idh/MocA family oxidoreductase, which translates to MSLTNSLLNTVLRQASQEVSRKEFLTMAGRGLAVGVAASTFAGCQEKPGGEAAKAATPTTGTPASEVTASTVYAAPGGQQVPSSEAVSPPAKVPAGVDKPIELEAWKSDVDPKSGPTPTPLPPDQRVGYALVGLGHLTLEELLPAFGECKKSKPVALVSGSPEKLKKVAQQYGIKPESCYSYEDYDKLKDNAEVKVIYIVLPNSMHAEYTIRGAQAGKHILCEKPMANSAAECEAMIAACKKANRKLMIAYRIQYEPYNRLVRQMVRENKWGKTKYIQAQNSQSSANPDHWRHKKALAGGGALPDIGLYCLNTSRFLLGTEPTEVFGYSYSTPGNPLFKEVEEVMSWQMRFPGGILVDSITHYNTHDSRFYRVNGEKGWMHLNNAYAYQGQQLQTSHAEGPAKMQNQITISPVNQFAAEMDHFSTCVLDDKPPHTPGEEGLQDQRIMEAIYQSAREGRPVKLPPVSGTDVFRGPEPKENA; encoded by the coding sequence ATGTCGCTTACTAACAGCTTACTAAACACAGTGCTTCGGCAGGCCAGCCAGGAGGTATCACGCAAAGAGTTTCTGACCATGGCCGGCCGGGGCCTGGCCGTAGGAGTGGCCGCCAGCACGTTTGCCGGCTGCCAGGAGAAGCCGGGCGGCGAGGCGGCAAAAGCAGCTACCCCTACTACGGGCACACCCGCCTCGGAAGTCACCGCTTCCACCGTATATGCGGCCCCTGGCGGCCAGCAAGTGCCTTCGTCGGAAGCCGTGTCGCCGCCCGCGAAAGTGCCTGCGGGCGTAGATAAACCCATTGAGTTGGAAGCCTGGAAATCTGACGTTGACCCCAAATCCGGCCCCACGCCCACGCCTTTGCCCCCCGACCAGCGGGTGGGATATGCGTTGGTGGGCCTGGGCCACCTGACGCTGGAAGAACTGCTACCCGCTTTTGGTGAGTGCAAAAAATCCAAGCCTGTGGCCCTTGTTAGCGGCTCACCTGAGAAGCTAAAGAAAGTCGCCCAGCAATACGGCATTAAGCCCGAAAGCTGCTACAGCTACGAAGACTACGATAAGCTCAAGGACAACGCCGAGGTGAAGGTTATCTATATCGTACTGCCCAACTCCATGCACGCCGAATACACCATTCGGGGGGCTCAGGCCGGCAAGCACATTCTCTGCGAAAAACCGATGGCCAATTCCGCCGCCGAGTGCGAGGCCATGATTGCGGCCTGCAAAAAAGCCAATCGCAAGCTGATGATTGCCTACCGCATTCAATACGAGCCCTACAATCGCTTGGTGCGTCAGATGGTGCGCGAAAACAAGTGGGGTAAGACCAAGTACATTCAGGCCCAGAATAGCCAAAGCTCCGCTAATCCCGACCACTGGCGTCACAAGAAAGCCCTGGCCGGCGGTGGCGCCCTGCCCGATATTGGCTTGTACTGCCTGAACACTTCGCGCTTCCTGCTGGGCACCGAGCCAACGGAGGTATTTGGCTACTCCTACAGCACGCCCGGCAATCCGCTGTTCAAGGAGGTAGAGGAAGTAATGTCGTGGCAGATGCGCTTCCCGGGGGGCATTTTGGTCGACAGCATCACCCACTACAACACCCACGACTCGCGCTTCTACCGCGTGAATGGGGAGAAAGGCTGGATGCACCTGAACAATGCCTACGCCTACCAGGGCCAGCAGCTACAAACCTCCCACGCCGAGGGCCCGGCCAAGATGCAAAACCAAATTACTATCAGCCCGGTGAATCAGTTTGCGGCCGAAATGGACCACTTTTCTACCTGCGTGCTGGATGACAAGCCGCCCCACACGCCCGGCGAAGAAGGCTTGCAGGATCAGCGCATTATGGAAGCCATCTACCAGTCGGCCCGCGAAGGCCGGCCGGTAAAATTGCCCCCCGTGTCAGGTACGGACGTGTTTCGCGGGCCGGAGCCGAAGGAAAATGCGTGA
- a CDS encoding DUF4394 domain-containing protein — MNLSTGAARPLAEYSPSQNYTGLAIPTKPVAYIATNVDGSFTTLSIVDPTDSNSVSTKNVTGIRGGGRAIGLDFRPATGQLYTILSGGFSSGAYLYTIDLGTGAATFVAQTNIPVIFDGSFDFDPVTDMIRVVSKAGQNLTVNPTNGITTEGSPIGIAVGINRPGVNTLAHDNNFVGATTTTLYGTDVSINLVSKLYQVTPLVPGNLKEIGNVAADVRHMDIGGTSNTAYILVNVANSINNVFQLNTLNLATGERTFARSLTISGLNGISGAPGGFALGLGF; from the coding sequence GTGAACTTGAGCACGGGCGCGGCTCGTCCTTTGGCGGAGTACAGCCCAAGTCAGAACTACACTGGTTTAGCCATCCCTACAAAGCCTGTCGCTTACATTGCCACTAATGTAGACGGAAGCTTCACGACATTGTCTATTGTTGATCCAACAGACTCAAACAGTGTCTCGACAAAGAACGTTACTGGTATCAGAGGAGGTGGAAGGGCTATTGGCCTAGACTTTAGGCCGGCAACAGGTCAGCTGTATACAATTCTATCAGGAGGCTTTTCAAGTGGGGCGTATCTGTACACTATTGACCTAGGCACCGGCGCCGCTACATTTGTGGCTCAAACGAATATACCTGTGATATTCGATGGAAGCTTTGACTTTGATCCCGTTACAGATATGATTCGCGTAGTAAGTAAAGCTGGCCAGAACCTGACTGTGAACCCAACGAATGGCATTACCACCGAAGGTTCCCCCATTGGTATTGCTGTAGGCATCAATCGACCCGGTGTAAATACACTTGCCCACGATAATAACTTTGTTGGTGCGACAACAACTACCCTGTATGGTACTGATGTCTCGATTAATCTTGTTAGTAAACTATATCAAGTTACGCCCCTTGTTCCTGGTAATTTAAAGGAGATTGGTAACGTAGCCGCTGACGTACGCCACATGGATATTGGAGGCACTAGCAACACCGCCTATATTCTTGTTAACGTCGCTAATAGCATCAATAATGTGTTTCAGCTTAATACGCTGAACCTTGCAACTGGGGAGCGCACCTTCGCTCGGTCGCTTACTATTTCCGGTCTCAACGGGATAAGTGGTGCACCTGGTGGCTTCGCTCTAGGCTTGGGTTTCTAA
- a CDS encoding DUF4394 domain-containing protein — MLKFFSLATWGAAVLLLSSLTSCEDILEQYFPKPTPTPPTIPAQTVAYTSYADAVTPGSGDGAWQNGLIIFNPITLAKIQEMPITGLSAVTDRIYGLDIRPATGQLYALVATTSATDGRLYTINPATGAATLVAPVSIPLSGSLTLGFDFNPVVDRIRIVTKSGQNLRVNPVDGVAIEDGRINGGTANSVMSVAYDNNVAGATSTNLYALDFTASKLYLVNPPNAGTLTEIGSLSINFLSDGSFDIGATSKKAYAVMSGPYVGRLYSINLTTGAATELGDFGFPAIRPSPTPGFVFAPFITGFTLGLAL; from the coding sequence ATGCTAAAATTCTTTTCCCTCGCCACCTGGGGCGCGGCTGTATTGTTATTGTCGTCGCTTACGAGTTGCGAGGACATTCTAGAGCAGTATTTCCCCAAGCCCACGCCTACCCCGCCTACTATTCCTGCTCAGACGGTAGCATACACATCCTACGCTGACGCTGTTACACCAGGGTCCGGCGATGGGGCATGGCAGAATGGATTGATTATTTTTAATCCTATTACGCTGGCGAAAATCCAGGAAATGCCAATTACGGGTTTGAGCGCCGTCACCGACCGCATCTATGGGCTCGACATACGCCCCGCCACCGGCCAACTCTATGCGCTGGTTGCCACGACCAGCGCGACCGATGGCCGCCTGTATACTATTAATCCCGCCACCGGAGCTGCTACGTTGGTCGCACCCGTCAGCATTCCCCTCAGTGGGTCCCTTACCTTGGGGTTCGATTTTAACCCCGTCGTGGATCGGATTCGGATTGTGACCAAATCCGGTCAAAACCTTCGGGTAAATCCGGTTGATGGCGTTGCAATTGAAGATGGACGTATTAACGGAGGCACCGCTAATAGTGTGATGAGCGTAGCCTACGATAATAATGTAGCTGGCGCTACTTCTACCAACTTGTACGCGCTAGACTTCACGGCGAGTAAGCTTTACTTAGTAAACCCGCCCAATGCCGGGACACTCACAGAAATTGGTTCTTTGAGCATCAACTTCCTCTCCGATGGTAGCTTCGATATTGGCGCCACTAGCAAGAAGGCTTATGCGGTCATGAGCGGCCCGTATGTCGGGCGTTTATATTCAATCAATTTAACAACTGGCGCGGCCACAGAATTGGGAGACTTCGGCTTTCCAGCTATCAGGCCGTCGCCCACGCCAGGATTCGTTTTCGCGCCGTTCATCACAGGGTTTACGCTCGGGTTAGCCCTGTAA
- a CDS encoding DUF4394 domain-containing protein produces the protein MNIFLRLSKWSAVVLLVSLLSSCEDILEQYFPTRNPTTPTFPSLGQDIPFYALSGGTKLDAYSTKDPATRTSSVALTGLASGEQILAIDFRPATGQLYGVSSASRLYVINQNTGVARAIGAGAFTPALGGNLVGFDFNPTVDRIRLVTSTGQNLRLNPETGTVAATDGVINGVTGTTITGAAYTNNTNGVATTALYAINTQNRQLYLVNPPNEGTVVPVGKLNLNVSGNGGFDIDATTGTALGLYPINGIPTLFAVDLTTGAARPLAQYAVSLSYRGLAIPTQPVAYISAGSSLVIFNPTTPSSTANPAPLVVKPITGLTQDEGVSALDFRPATGQLYGLAVSSFSQNPGARLYTINPATGAATLVAPLSLSGFYQSVSDLEFNPVTDRIRIFMGRGGTIPARNLLINPTTGEVVEDTPITPPAAIPFTWAYSNTFAGATSTTLYGLNYELFNKNESRSWLTQLTTPSENRPVELRGLGLDQIIGGSMDIGGTTNTAYALLIKFAGSGPDLYTINLNPRTGPSTTFVAHYPTNLGWGLAIGPGF, from the coding sequence ATGAATATTTTCTTACGCTTGTCAAAATGGAGTGCGGTAGTGCTATTGGTTTCGTTGCTCAGCAGCTGCGAGGATATTCTGGAGCAATACTTCCCTACACGTAACCCCACCACTCCGACCTTTCCATCCTTAGGGCAGGACATCCCCTTCTACGCCTTATCGGGTGGTACCAAGCTCGATGCCTACTCCACGAAGGATCCTGCGACGCGTACCTCCTCGGTGGCCCTCACAGGCTTGGCAAGTGGCGAACAAATTTTAGCAATTGATTTTCGCCCCGCTACCGGCCAACTCTACGGGGTGAGCAGTGCCAGCCGCCTCTACGTGATCAACCAGAATACGGGCGTGGCGCGGGCCATCGGTGCGGGTGCCTTTACCCCGGCGCTGGGGGGCAATTTAGTGGGCTTTGATTTTAACCCCACCGTCGACCGCATTCGGCTCGTCACGTCTACGGGCCAAAACTTGCGGCTGAATCCCGAAACGGGCACCGTAGCCGCTACTGATGGCGTCATTAATGGGGTAACAGGGACTACCATCACCGGGGCCGCGTATACGAACAACACGAATGGGGTAGCTACCACTGCTCTTTATGCGATTAATACTCAGAATCGGCAGCTCTACTTAGTCAACCCACCTAATGAGGGCACGGTGGTACCCGTAGGCAAGCTAAATCTAAACGTCAGTGGTAATGGCGGCTTTGATATTGATGCTACCACTGGCACGGCCTTAGGCCTCTACCCGATCAACGGCATTCCTACCCTCTTCGCCGTGGATCTGACGACGGGGGCGGCCCGCCCGCTGGCCCAGTACGCTGTTAGCCTGAGCTACAGGGGCCTTGCTATTCCTACTCAACCGGTCGCCTATATTAGTGCCGGGAGCAGCCTCGTGATTTTTAATCCTACTACGCCATCTTCTACCGCGAATCCGGCCCCGCTCGTTGTCAAGCCCATAACAGGGTTAACGCAGGATGAAGGTGTGAGCGCGCTGGATTTTCGTCCTGCCACCGGCCAGCTCTATGGGCTCGCAGTTTCGTCTTTTTCTCAGAACCCAGGGGCCCGGCTATACACCATCAATCCGGCGACGGGAGCTGCTACGCTCGTGGCTCCACTTAGCCTTTCAGGGTTCTATCAAAGCGTTTCGGATTTGGAATTTAATCCCGTTACCGACCGCATCCGCATTTTTATGGGGAGAGGAGGCACCATCCCAGCACGGAACCTGCTGATTAACCCCACCACTGGTGAGGTGGTAGAGGACACTCCAATTACGCCCCCTGCGGCTATTCCCTTTACCTGGGCCTACAGCAACACCTTCGCCGGGGCAACGAGTACGACTTTATACGGCCTCAACTATGAGCTATTTAATAAGAATGAATCCAGAAGCTGGCTTACCCAATTGACTACGCCCAGTGAGAATCGACCTGTGGAACTGCGAGGACTGGGACTAGATCAAATAATTGGGGGCAGCATGGATATTGGCGGAACCACCAATACAGCCTATGCCCTGCTCATCAAATTCGCAGGCAGTGGCCCTGATCTCTATACCATTAATCTGAATCCGCGCACGGGCCCATCTACCACGTTTGTGGCGCATTATCCTACCAATCTCGGCTGGGGCTTGGCAATTGGGCCCGGCTTCTAG
- a CDS encoding outer membrane beta-barrel protein, whose amino-acid sequence MNRFYTLLAVLLLALAAPCRTLAAAPAPDDTIVVKLPNQATMTLFVKNKAQLRELRNYKLDSLMILLDTYISQAEAAGKTSKTETVTMEFYPAKDQPGKQVPEQIRVTVRTDEGKKSDTERVDVVLGRAFGVSVVENGDDDHVSIKVGTSAIDDSTRNAQREAKQRERAARPGHSDFGIDIGLNALVNRTATTAEDFDLRPFGSRYISLNWHYLYRLGPQGSPVRLLTGPELSFNNYMFDNNARLFTTPTGTVIQNEPNLDLDKSKLATTTINLPLMLVLNTKNKKGNDDGFRLGAGGFAGYRLGSRTKIKYDNDDRDRKDKDRGSFNLEDFNYGLQGLVGIGGLDLFVKYNLNELFKDGRGPQAQTLSFGITLGGI is encoded by the coding sequence ATGAACCGCTTCTACACCCTGCTGGCAGTGCTTCTGCTGGCCCTGGCCGCGCCTTGCCGCACCCTCGCCGCCGCACCTGCTCCCGACGACACCATTGTGGTGAAACTACCCAATCAGGCCACTATGACGTTGTTTGTCAAGAACAAAGCCCAGTTGCGCGAGCTTCGCAACTACAAGCTCGACTCGCTGATGATCCTACTGGACACCTACATCTCCCAAGCCGAAGCCGCCGGCAAAACCTCCAAGACCGAGACGGTGACAATGGAGTTTTATCCCGCCAAAGACCAGCCCGGCAAGCAAGTGCCTGAGCAAATTCGGGTGACGGTGCGCACCGACGAAGGCAAAAAGAGCGACACCGAACGGGTAGATGTAGTGCTGGGTCGCGCCTTCGGGGTATCGGTGGTGGAGAATGGCGACGATGACCACGTTTCTATCAAAGTAGGGACCTCTGCCATCGACGACTCCACCCGCAACGCCCAGCGCGAAGCCAAGCAGAGAGAGCGTGCCGCCCGCCCCGGCCACAGCGACTTCGGCATCGATATCGGCCTGAATGCCTTGGTAAATCGTACGGCAACTACGGCCGAAGACTTCGATCTGCGCCCCTTCGGTTCCCGCTACATCAGTCTCAACTGGCACTATTTGTATCGTCTAGGTCCTCAGGGCAGCCCCGTGCGCTTGCTCACTGGCCCCGAGTTGTCCTTCAACAACTATATGTTTGATAACAACGCCCGCCTGTTCACGACGCCTACCGGTACGGTCATTCAGAACGAGCCCAACCTTGATCTAGATAAAAGCAAGCTAGCTACCACCACTATCAATCTGCCGCTTATGCTAGTGCTCAACACTAAAAACAAGAAAGGCAACGACGATGGATTCCGGTTGGGTGCCGGTGGCTTCGCGGGCTACCGCTTGGGCAGCCGCACCAAGATCAAGTATGACAACGACGACCGCGACCGCAAAGACAAGGACCGCGGTAGCTTCAACCTTGAAGATTTCAATTACGGCCTGCAAGGCTTAGTCGGAATCGGTGGCTTGGATTTGTTCGTCAAATACAATCTTAACGAGCTCTTCAAAGACGGCCGCGGTCCCCAAGCCCAGACCCTCAGCTTTGGCATAACCCTCGGAGGAATCTAA